Proteins encoded in a region of the Deefgea piscis genome:
- the ppc gene encoding phosphoenolpyruvate carboxylase: MPVNLPIAEKDQPLKRDLDLLAALLSDTIREQAGAATAEQIEAIRQLAFRYVQGHEPDAGKALARSLSILDMPTTMALVRAFSYFSHLSNIAEDLHHNRRRRAHKIAGSKPQRGSIAAVIDDLLERNVKPSEMLALLADTLIAPVMTAHPTEVKRKTILNCHNALAALLTERDRSQMTPEEVRDNQEAMERVMLTLWQTREVRTVKLTVQDEIENGSTFFRNTFLHEIPRLYQDLEDKFSDMSGEAIQLPNFIQVGSWIGGDRDGNPNVTADVMRYAVSRQAGVALDHYYQQCLKLEGELSMSTRLVAVDQALSELAESAVDDKNRKIGEPYRQAVSAIASRIFATALEIGTFHHELHDVARAAPYKNVEELSADLATIERSLKAHGAVKLANGRLRRLQRAVSVFGFFLAPVDMRQNSAIHEKMIGELFQQAGLEEYSKLNEQSRRTVLLRELSSPRPLICPYDVTYSPEVQQELDILLAAAELQARYGEAVLPNYIISNCESVSDMLEVAVLLNDVGLVSLAPQVRSKVNIIPLFETTPDLRDSGKIMGELFALPQWRLLLNCRNQVQEVMLGYSDSNKEGGYLTSNWELYKAELNLVEVFSAAGVTLRLFHGRGGTVGRGGGPAYDAILAQPAGSVNGQIRITEQGEVITAKYADREVGRRNLEILVAATLDASFQPLIEQTDDVLARRVLMERLSSRAYQFYRDLVYATPDFITYFLEATPITEIPNLNIGSRPAARRNTTSIGDLRAIPWVFSWSQCRLMLPGWYGFGTAVAEYLDETGAEGLALLRELYKTWPFLQVTISNMEMVLAKSDIAIAERYSELVQDQAIAKRIFGRIKAEWQRSVDAVLVITEHAELLGDNPMLARSLDNRLPYLDPLNHLQVELLKRIRSGDDSEELRHAVHLTINGVSAGLRNSG; this comes from the coding sequence ATGCCTGTGAACTTACCTATTGCTGAGAAAGACCAACCCTTAAAGCGAGATCTTGATCTGCTTGCTGCCTTGTTGTCTGACACGATTCGTGAACAGGCTGGTGCTGCAACTGCTGAACAAATTGAAGCCATTCGTCAACTTGCTTTCCGCTACGTGCAAGGGCACGAGCCTGATGCGGGTAAAGCATTGGCGCGCTCCTTGTCGATATTGGATATGCCAACCACCATGGCCTTGGTGCGTGCATTTAGTTATTTCTCGCATTTATCTAATATAGCAGAGGATTTGCACCATAATCGCCGCCGCCGCGCGCATAAAATTGCCGGTTCAAAACCACAACGTGGCAGTATTGCAGCGGTGATTGATGATCTATTAGAACGTAACGTTAAGCCATCTGAAATGTTAGCGTTATTGGCGGATACACTGATAGCCCCGGTGATGACAGCGCATCCGACAGAAGTGAAGCGTAAAACCATCCTCAATTGTCATAATGCGCTCGCCGCCTTACTGACAGAGCGCGATCGTAGCCAGATGACGCCAGAAGAAGTTCGCGACAACCAAGAGGCGATGGAACGGGTCATGCTGACTTTGTGGCAAACCCGCGAAGTGCGTACGGTAAAACTAACCGTGCAAGATGAAATTGAAAATGGCTCGACCTTTTTCCGTAATACCTTCTTGCATGAAATCCCACGCCTTTACCAAGATTTAGAAGACAAGTTTTCTGATATGAGTGGTGAAGCCATTCAGTTGCCTAACTTTATTCAAGTCGGTAGCTGGATTGGTGGTGATCGCGATGGCAATCCTAATGTCACGGCCGATGTGATGCGTTATGCCGTGTCACGCCAAGCAGGGGTGGCATTAGATCATTACTACCAACAATGCTTGAAGCTGGAAGGCGAGTTGTCGATGTCGACGCGCTTAGTGGCCGTTGATCAAGCTTTGTCTGAATTGGCTGAAAGCGCCGTTGATGATAAAAATCGCAAAATTGGCGAGCCTTATCGTCAGGCGGTATCGGCGATTGCATCGCGCATTTTTGCTACCGCGCTAGAAATTGGCACGTTCCATCATGAATTACACGATGTGGCTCGGGCTGCACCCTATAAAAATGTTGAAGAATTATCGGCAGATTTAGCAACGATTGAGCGCTCATTAAAAGCCCATGGTGCGGTGAAATTAGCCAATGGTCGTTTGCGCCGTTTGCAGCGTGCAGTATCAGTATTTGGCTTTTTCTTAGCGCCAGTCGATATGCGTCAGAATTCGGCCATTCATGAAAAAATGATTGGTGAGCTGTTCCAGCAAGCCGGTTTAGAAGAATACAGCAAGCTCAATGAGCAATCTCGCCGTACGGTACTGCTGCGTGAGCTTTCAAGCCCACGGCCATTAATCTGTCCATACGATGTGACTTATAGCCCTGAAGTGCAGCAAGAATTAGATATCTTGCTCGCTGCCGCTGAATTACAAGCGCGCTATGGTGAGGCGGTATTACCGAATTATATTATTTCTAACTGTGAATCCGTTTCGGATATGTTGGAAGTGGCGGTATTACTCAATGACGTGGGCTTGGTGTCATTGGCGCCGCAAGTTCGCAGTAAAGTCAATATCATTCCATTGTTTGAAACCACCCCCGATTTGCGCGATAGCGGCAAAATCATGGGTGAGTTATTTGCCTTGCCACAATGGCGTTTGCTGCTCAATTGCCGTAATCAAGTGCAAGAAGTGATGCTGGGTTATTCTGACTCAAATAAAGAAGGCGGCTACCTCACTTCTAATTGGGAACTATATAAAGCCGAGCTTAACTTGGTCGAAGTGTTTTCTGCTGCTGGTGTTACGCTGCGTTTATTCCATGGTCGTGGTGGTACGGTTGGCCGTGGTGGTGGACCTGCTTACGATGCGATTTTGGCGCAGCCAGCCGGTTCAGTAAATGGACAAATCCGCATTACTGAGCAAGGTGAAGTGATTACCGCCAAATATGCCGACCGTGAAGTGGGTCGACGTAATTTGGAAATTTTGGTTGCCGCTACTTTGGACGCCAGCTTTCAGCCTTTGATCGAGCAAACCGATGATGTCTTGGCACGTCGTGTGTTGATGGAGCGTTTGTCGAGCCGTGCGTATCAGTTCTATCGTGATTTAGTTTATGCAACACCTGACTTTATTACTTATTTCTTAGAAGCCACGCCGATTACCGAAATTCCGAATTTGAATATTGGTTCACGTCCAGCAGCGCGTCGCAATACCACCAGCATTGGTGATTTACGTGCGATTCCTTGGGTGTTCTCTTGGTCACAATGCCGCTTAATGCTGCCAGGTTGGTATGGCTTTGGTACTGCCGTGGCGGAGTATCTCGATGAAACAGGGGCAGAAGGTTTAGCCTTATTGCGTGAGCTGTATAAAACTTGGCCGTTCTTGCAAGTGACGATTTCGAATATGGAAATGGTCTTGGCTAAGTCGGATATTGCCATTGCTGAGCGCTATTCTGAATTAGTGCAGGATCAAGCGATTGCCAAACGTATTTTTGGTCGGATTAAAGCCGAATGGCAACGCTCAGTGGATGCCGTTTTGGTGATTACCGAGCATGCCGAGTTATTGGGAGATAATCCAATGTTGGCGCGTAGTCTGGACAATCGTTTGCCGTATTTGGACCCACTCAATCACTTGCAAGTTGAATTACTCAAGCGAATCCGTAGCGGTGATGATTCTGAAGAATTACGTCATGCGGTGCATTTGACCATCAATGGGGTTTCAGCCGGTTTACGTAATAGCGGCTAA
- the mpl gene encoding UDP-N-acetylmuramate:L-alanyl-gamma-D-glutamyl-meso-diaminopimelate ligase → MMHIHILGICGTFMGGIAALARAAGHTVTGCDSNVYPPMSTQLEALGIELIEGFGVEQLALQPDLYVVGNVVKRGMPLMEAILDAGLPYTSGPQWLGEQILQGKWVLAIAGTHGKTTTTGMLAWILEYAGLAPGFLIGGIPENFGISARLPQTPRQDPHSTSPFFVIEADEYDTAFFDKRSKFVHYRPRTAVLNNLEFDHADIFADLTAIETQFHHLVRTVPGQGRVIVNGKEASLQRVLDRGCWSETEFFAGSEHGWQVGTVYPDGFDVLLDGQAQGRLTWALMGEHNAHNALAAIAAARHVGVAPSVAIEALGQFANVKRRMEVKGCVNQITVYDDFAHHPTAIATTIAGLRAKVGQARILAVLEPRSNTMKLGTMKAALPASLAAADQVFCYGANLGWEPSEALAQLGDKAQSFNDIPALIQAITASAQAGDHILVMSNGGFAGIHDALLKALA, encoded by the coding sequence ATTATGCATATTCATATTCTTGGTATTTGCGGCACTTTTATGGGTGGCATTGCCGCACTCGCGCGCGCCGCAGGGCATACCGTTACCGGCTGCGATAGCAATGTTTACCCTCCGATGTCGACTCAACTCGAAGCGCTCGGCATTGAGCTCATCGAAGGCTTTGGCGTAGAGCAATTGGCACTGCAGCCCGATTTATACGTCGTGGGTAATGTGGTTAAACGGGGTATGCCGCTGATGGAGGCTATTTTAGACGCAGGGCTCCCTTATACCTCGGGCCCTCAATGGCTAGGCGAGCAAATTTTACAAGGCAAGTGGGTGTTGGCCATTGCCGGTACACACGGCAAAACCACCACCACCGGCATGCTGGCGTGGATTTTAGAATACGCTGGCTTGGCCCCCGGATTTTTGATCGGCGGCATCCCAGAGAACTTCGGCATTTCGGCGCGCTTGCCGCAAACGCCACGCCAAGATCCGCACAGCACCTCGCCATTTTTTGTGATTGAAGCTGATGAATACGATACGGCTTTTTTTGATAAACGCAGTAAATTCGTGCATTACCGCCCGCGTACTGCCGTTTTAAATAATTTAGAGTTTGATCACGCTGATATTTTTGCGGATTTAACGGCGATTGAAACCCAATTTCATCACCTCGTTCGCACCGTTCCCGGCCAAGGCCGCGTGATTGTGAATGGCAAAGAGGCCAGCTTGCAACGCGTACTCGATCGCGGCTGCTGGAGTGAGACCGAGTTTTTTGCTGGCAGCGAGCACGGCTGGCAAGTGGGTACGGTCTACCCAGATGGCTTTGACGTCTTACTCGATGGCCAAGCACAAGGTCGCTTGACGTGGGCGCTGATGGGCGAGCACAACGCGCACAACGCCTTAGCGGCGATTGCAGCGGCGCGCCATGTTGGCGTTGCGCCAAGTGTCGCCATTGAAGCGTTGGGGCAATTTGCCAATGTTAAACGGCGTATGGAAGTCAAAGGCTGCGTCAATCAAATCACCGTTTACGATGATTTTGCCCATCACCCAACGGCCATTGCCACCACCATTGCTGGGCTACGCGCCAAAGTCGGCCAAGCGCGGATTTTAGCGGTGCTTGAACCACGCTCAAATACGATGAAGCTCGGCACAATGAAAGCAGCCTTACCCGCCAGCTTAGCGGCCGCCGATCAAGTCTTTTGTTATGGCGCCAATTTAGGCTGGGAGCCCAGCGAAGCACTGGCTCAATTGGGCGATAAAGCGCAAAGCTTTAATGACATACCGGCATTAATCCAAGCGATCACGGCATCCGCGCAAGCGGGCGACCATATTTTAGTGATGAGTAATGGCGGCTTTGCGGGCATTCATGACGCTTTACTCAAGGCCTTGGCATAA
- the murB gene encoding UDP-N-acetylmuramate dehydrogenase has translation MSASLSPRANLSAMNTLGLTAFAARILHLQSIEQLEQWRLDPELNTLPWSILGGGSNLVLSESLDRVVVHVELKGKRLLREDNEAWYVAAAAGELWHPFVQWTLAQGWGGLENLSLIPGTVGAAPVQNIGAYGVELKDTLDHLTAVDLSSGQMQQFSAAQCQFAYRDSFFKQSTTPWLICEVVFRLPKNHQTKTNYGDIANALQAMQLPATPSAVSQAICQVRQAKLPDPAVIGNAGSYFKNPIVSAAHYQKLQARYPQLVAYALGDGQYKLAAGWLIEQAGWKGRRLGPVGMYEKQALVLVNHGGATAADVLALEQAVQADIAALFELALESEPVKW, from the coding sequence ATGTCTGCTTCATTAAGCCCGCGTGCGAATTTAAGCGCAATGAATACCTTGGGTTTGACAGCTTTTGCGGCCCGAATTTTACATCTACAGTCGATTGAACAACTCGAACAGTGGCGACTTGATCCTGAATTAAATACTTTGCCGTGGTCGATTTTAGGCGGCGGTAGTAACTTGGTGTTGTCCGAGTCGCTGGATCGAGTGGTGGTGCATGTTGAGCTCAAAGGCAAGCGACTCTTACGCGAGGATAATGAGGCGTGGTACGTCGCAGCGGCAGCCGGTGAGCTGTGGCATCCTTTTGTGCAATGGACCTTGGCGCAGGGCTGGGGTGGGCTGGAAAATCTGTCTTTAATTCCGGGGACTGTTGGCGCAGCACCGGTACAAAATATTGGCGCTTACGGCGTTGAGCTTAAAGATACCTTGGATCATTTGACCGCCGTCGACTTAAGCAGTGGCCAGATGCAACAATTTAGTGCTGCCCAGTGTCAGTTTGCTTACCGCGATAGCTTTTTTAAGCAATCAACAACGCCTTGGCTGATTTGTGAAGTGGTGTTTCGCTTACCAAAAAATCATCAAACTAAAACCAATTATGGGGATATTGCTAACGCTTTACAGGCGATGCAATTGCCGGCAACGCCAAGCGCCGTTTCACAAGCGATTTGCCAAGTTCGACAAGCAAAATTGCCCGATCCTGCTGTGATTGGCAATGCTGGCAGTTATTTTAAAAATCCCATCGTGAGTGCCGCGCATTATCAAAAATTGCAGGCGCGCTATCCGCAATTGGTGGCTTATGCCTTGGGCGATGGTCAGTATAAATTGGCCGCAGGTTGGTTGATTGAACAAGCTGGTTGGAAAGGGCGGCGCTTAGGGCCGGTTGGGATGTATGAAAAACAAGCTTTAGTCTTGGTTAATCACGGTGGTGCAACCGCCGCTGATGTGCTGGCTTTGGAGCAAGCGGTACAGGCTGATATTGCTGCTTTATTTGAATTGGCTTTAGAATCGGAACCAGTTAAATGGTAG